One genomic segment of Impatiens glandulifera chromosome 6, dImpGla2.1, whole genome shotgun sequence includes these proteins:
- the LOC124944014 gene encoding heavy metal-associated isoprenylated plant protein 16-like produces MKQKVLIKVNMNTDKSRSKALKTVVGLSGVESAALQGKEKDQLEVVGEGVDCVVLTRLLRKYVGYADLISVGPMPAPEKKADPPKAAAVESTPQMPIWGYQYPVISQPYFYEVRETDPGCSIM; encoded by the exons ATGAAG CAAAAAGTGTTGATAAAGGTGAACATGAACACTGACAAATCCAGGTCCAAAGCTTTGAAAACAGTTGTTGGTCTTTCTGGAGTTGAATCAGCAGCTCTTCAAGGGAAGGAAAAGGATCAGTTAGAGGTTGTCGGAGAAGGAGTAGATTGTGTTGTTCTTACAAGGCTTCTTCGGAAATACGTGGGTTATGCCGATTTGATTTCCGTTGGGCCGATGCCGGCGCCGGAGAAGAAGGCTGATCCTCCTAAAGCAGCAGCTGTTGAGTCCACTCCCCAGATGCCGATTTGGGGATACCAATATCCGGTCATTAGTCAACCCTACTTTTACGAAGTCAGAGAAACTGATCCCGGTTGCTCcattatgtaa
- the LOC124944001 gene encoding heavy metal-associated isoprenylated plant protein 16-like, with amino-acid sequence MKQKVLIKVNMNDDKSRSKALKTVVGLSGVESAALQGKERDQLEIVGEGVDSVVLTRLLRKYVGYADLISVGPVPEKKPDQPPATVAAAMEATPQMPVWAYPYPASSQVYQVRDSEPTCSIM; translated from the exons ATGAAG CAAAAGGTGTTGATAAAGGTGAACATGAACGATGACAAATCCAGGTCCAAAGCTTTGAAAACAGTTGTTGGTCTTTCTGGAGTTGAATCAGCTGCTCTTCAAGGGAAGGAAAGGGATCAGTTAGAGATTGTCGGAGAAGGTGTAGATTCTGTGGTTCTTACAAGGCTTCTTCGGAAATACGTGGGTTATGCCGATTTGATTTCCGTCGGACCGGTGCCGGAGAAGAAGCCTGATCAACCGCCTGCAACAGTAGCAGCAGCTATGGAGGCCACTCCCCAGATGCCGGTTTGGGCATACCCTTATCCAGCTAGTAGTCAAGTTTATCAAGTCAGAGATAGTGAACCCACCTGCTCcattatgtaa
- the LOC124942883 gene encoding disease resistance protein Pik-1-like, producing MKQKMLIKVNMNTDKSRSKALKTVVGLYGVESAALQGNEKDQLEVVGEGVDSVVLTTLLRKYVGYADLISLGPVPEKKPEPPAAVVAAMQATPEMPVWVYQYPTINQPYVYDVRDSTDSICSIM from the coding sequence ATGAAGCAAAAGATGTTGATAAAGGTGAACATGAACACTGACAAGTCCCGATCCAAAGCGTTGAAAACCGTGGTTGGGCTTTATGGAGTTGAATCAGCAGCTCTTCAGGGGAATGAAAAGGATCAGTTAGAGGTTGTCGGAGAAGGTGTAGATTCCGTGGTTCTTACAACACTTCTTCGTAAGTACGTTGGCTATGCCGATTTGATTTCCCTCGGTCCGGTGCCGGAGAAGAAGCCTGAACCGCCTGCAGCCGTAGTAGCAGCTATGCAGGCCACTCCCGAGATGCCGGTTTGGGTATATCAATATCCGACCATTAATCAGCCCTATGTTTACGATGTCAGAGACAGTACTGACTCCATCTGTTCCATCATGTAA
- the LOC124941114 gene encoding disease resistance protein RGA5-like: MKQKMLIKVNMNTDKSRSKALKTVVGLYGVESAALQGNDKDQLEVVGEGVDCVVLTRLLRKYVGYADLISVGPVPEKKPEPPAAVVAAMQATPEMPVWVYQYPPINQPYVYDVRDSTYSTCSIM; encoded by the coding sequence ATGAAGCAAAAGATGTTGATTAAGGTGAACATGAACACTGACAAGTCCCGATCCAAAGCGTTGAAAACCGTGGTTGGGCTTTATGGGGTTGAATCAGCAGCTCTTCAGGGGAATGACAAGGATCAGTTAGAGGTTGTCGGAGAAGGTGTAGATTGTGTTGTTCTTACAAGGCTTCTTCGGAAATATGTGGGTTATGCCGACTTGATTTCCGTCGGTCCGGTGCCGGAGAAGAAGCCTGAACCGCCTGCAGCAGTAGTAGCAGCTATGCAGGCCACTCCCGAGATGCCGGTCTGGGTATATCAATATCCACCCATTAATCAGCCCTATGTTTACGATGTCAGAGACAGTACATACTCCACCTGTTCCATCATGtaa